A genomic stretch from Leucoraja erinacea ecotype New England unplaced genomic scaffold, Leri_hhj_1 Leri_1027S, whole genome shotgun sequence includes:
- the LOC129715124 gene encoding uncharacterized protein LOC129715124, with protein sequence MLLILRLILCVHYTTSVTVRQTPDALSILPDQKVVVNCIVDGGSSSNYMYWYRQYPGAGPQMLFYSVGEGNVQPDNSVDGLKAERPKPNEFYLTSSRLEANSSAVYFCAWSTQRLGETRVTHKNLTHPSIYSERPPLAVRSLCCSPRHSEIFYVSVSMTGRNACFILKDDTSVTDHQTLEALAGSPGQKVGWCTIEDGNSNHVMYYWYRQYRVKGGDNLFFSYVADNVQPETPVQPESFHLPNKVTRIMDRTHPLPLF encoded by the exons ATGCTTCTGATACTGCGATTGATCCTCTGCGTCCACT ATACAACCTCGGTGACGGTCCGTCAGACTCCGGACGCTCTGTCTATATTGCCCGAccagaaggtggtggtgaattGCATTGTAGATGGCGGTAGCAGCAGTAACTACATGTATTGGTACAGACAATACCCGGGAGCGGGgccacagatgctgttttattcAGTAGGAGAGGGAAACGTGCAGCCAGATAATTCGGTGGACGGATTGAAGGCAGAGAGACCGAAACCCAACGAGTTCTATTTAACGTCGTCCCGCTTAGAGGCAAATTCGTCGGCCGTGTATTTCTGCGCCTGGTCCACACAGCGACTCGGAGAAACGAGGGTGACACACAAAAACCTCACACATCCTTCCATTTACAGTGAGCGCCCCCCTCTGGCAGTGAGGTCCTTGTGCTGTTCCCCCCGTCACTCtgagattttctatgtttctgtttctatgactggCAGAAATGCATGCTTCATTCTTAAAG ATGATACGTCGGTGACGGACCATCAGACTTTGGAGGCGTTGGCCGGATCTCCCGGACAGAAGGTGGGGTGGTGTACAATCGAGGACGGCAATAGTAACCATGTGATGTACTACTGGTACAGACAATACCGGGTGAAGGGGGGGGATAACCTGTTCTTCTCTTACGTTGCCGATAACGTGCAGCCAGAGACACCGGTGCAGCCGGAGAGTTTCCATCTGCCAAACAAAGTTACACGGATTATGGATCGGACACACCCCCTTCCTTTATTCTGA